In a single window of the Bacillus clarus genome:
- the gyrB gene encoding DNA topoisomerase (ATP-hydrolyzing) subunit B, translating to MEQKQMQENSYDESQIQVLEGLEAVRKRPGMYIGSTSGKGLHHLVWEIVDNSIDEALAGYCDEINVSIEEDNSIRVTDNGRGIPVGIQEKMGRPAVEVIMTVLHAGGKFGGGGYKVSGGLHGVGASVVNALSTELEVFVHRDGKIHYQKYERGIPVADLKVIGDTDQTGTITRFKPDPEIFKETTVYDFDTLATRMRELAFLNRNIKLTIEDKRENKQKKEFHYEGGIKSYVEHLNRSKQPIHEEPVYVEGSKDGIQVEVSLQYNEGYTNNIYSFTNNIHTYEGGTHEVGFKTALTRVINDYGRKNSILKDADSNLTGEDVREGLTAIVSIKHPNPQFEGQTKTKLGNSEARTITESVFSEAFEKFLLENPNVARKIVEKGTMAARARVAAKKARELTRRKSALEVSSLPGKLADCSSKDPAISEIYIVEGDSAGGSAKQGRDRHFQAILPLKGKIINVEKARLDKILSNDEVRTIITAIGTNIGGDFDIEKARYHKVIIMTDADVDGAHIRTLLLTFFYRYMRQIIEHGYIYIAQPPLFKVQQGKKIQYAYNDKELEKILAELPAQPKPGIQRYKGLGEMNPTQLWETTMDPEVRSLLQVSLQDAIEADETFEILMGDKVEPRRNFIQENAKYVKNLDI from the coding sequence ATGGAACAAAAGCAAATGCAAGAAAATTCATATGATGAAAGTCAGATACAAGTACTTGAGGGACTGGAAGCAGTTCGGAAACGTCCGGGTATGTACATTGGGTCTACGAGTGGAAAAGGACTTCACCACCTTGTGTGGGAAATCGTCGATAATAGTATTGATGAGGCATTAGCAGGATACTGTGATGAAATTAACGTTAGTATCGAAGAAGATAATAGTATTCGTGTAACGGATAATGGACGTGGTATTCCAGTTGGGATACAAGAAAAAATGGGACGTCCTGCGGTAGAGGTTATTATGACTGTTCTTCACGCTGGTGGTAAATTTGGCGGAGGCGGCTATAAAGTTTCTGGTGGTTTGCATGGTGTTGGGGCATCCGTTGTAAATGCCTTGTCAACAGAACTAGAAGTATTTGTACATCGTGATGGGAAAATCCATTACCAAAAATACGAAAGAGGTATTCCGGTTGCGGACTTAAAAGTCATTGGTGATACAGATCAAACAGGAACAATAACTCGATTTAAGCCAGATCCAGAGATTTTTAAAGAAACAACAGTATATGATTTTGATACGCTAGCAACTCGTATGCGTGAATTAGCATTTTTAAATCGTAATATTAAATTAACAATTGAAGATAAACGTGAAAATAAGCAAAAGAAAGAGTTTCATTATGAAGGTGGAATTAAATCATATGTTGAACATTTAAATCGTTCAAAACAACCGATTCATGAAGAACCTGTATATGTAGAGGGTTCAAAGGATGGTATTCAAGTTGAGGTTTCCCTTCAATATAATGAAGGATATACAAATAATATTTATTCATTTACGAATAACATTCATACGTATGAAGGCGGTACACATGAAGTTGGATTTAAGACTGCTTTAACGCGTGTAATTAATGATTACGGACGTAAAAATAGCATTTTAAAAGATGCGGACAGTAATTTAACTGGTGAGGATGTTCGTGAAGGATTAACTGCGATTGTATCAATTAAACATCCAAATCCACAATTTGAAGGGCAAACGAAGACGAAACTTGGGAACAGTGAAGCAAGAACAATTACAGAATCTGTATTCTCAGAGGCATTTGAAAAGTTCTTACTAGAGAATCCAAATGTTGCACGGAAAATTGTAGAAAAAGGTACAATGGCAGCGCGCGCACGTGTAGCTGCTAAAAAGGCTCGTGAATTGACACGTCGAAAGAGTGCATTAGAAGTTTCGAGTTTACCGGGTAAATTGGCGGATTGTTCTTCGAAAGATCCAGCAATCAGTGAAATTTACATCGTAGAGGGTGACTCTGCGGGCGGTTCGGCTAAGCAAGGACGCGACCGTCATTTCCAAGCAATTTTACCGCTTAAAGGTAAAATTATTAACGTCGAGAAGGCGCGATTAGATAAAATTTTATCTAATGATGAAGTGCGTACAATTATTACAGCAATTGGTACAAATATTGGCGGAGATTTCGATATTGAAAAAGCTCGTTATCATAAAGTTATCATTATGACAGATGCCGATGTAGATGGTGCACATATTCGTACCCTATTATTAACGTTCTTCTATCGTTATATGCGTCAAATTATTGAACATGGTTATATATATATTGCACAACCACCACTGTTTAAAGTACAGCAAGGTAAGAAAATTCAATATGCTTACAACGATAAAGAGCTTGAAAAAATATTAGCAGAATTACCAGCTCAGCCGAAACCAGGAATTCAACGTTATAAAGGTCTTGGGGAAATGAATCCAACTCAGTTATGGGAAACCACAATGGATCCAGAAGTACGTTCGTTACTTCAAGTTTCTCTTCAAGATGCGATTGAGGCAGATGAAACGTTCGAAATTTTAATGGGAGATAAAGTAGAACCACGTCGTAACTTTATCCAAGAAAATGCAAAATACGTGAAAAACCTTGATATTTAA
- the guaB gene encoding IMP dehydrogenase, translating to MWESKFVKEGLTFDDVLLVPAKSDVLPREVSVKTVLSESLQLNIPLISAGMDTVTEADMAIAMARQGGLGIIHKNMSIEQQAEQVDKVKRSESGVISDPFFLTPEHQVYDAEHLMGKYRISGVPVVNNLDEQKLVGIITNRDMRFIQDYSIKISDVMTKERLITAPVGTTLEEAEKILQKYKIEKLPLVDNNGVLQGLITIKDIEKVIEFPNSAKDKQGRLLVGAAVGVTADAILRIDALVKANVDVIVLDTAHGHSQGVIEKVKEVRAKYPALNIIAGNVATAEATRALIEAGANVIKVGIGPGSICTTRVVAGVGVPQLTAVYDCASEARKHGIPVIADGGIKYSGDMVKALAAGAHVVMLGSMFAGVAESPGETEIYQGRQFKVYRGMGSVGAMEKGSKDRYFQEGNKKLVPEGIEGRVPYKGPLADTVHQLVGGLRAGMGYCGAQDLEFLRENAQFIRMSGAGLRESHPHHVQITKEAPNYSL from the coding sequence ATGTGGGAATCTAAATTTGTTAAAGAAGGTTTGACTTTTGATGATGTATTACTTGTACCAGCAAAATCAGATGTACTGCCAAGAGAAGTAAGTGTTAAAACTGTTTTATCTGAAAGCTTACAGTTAAACATTCCTTTAATTAGTGCAGGAATGGATACAGTAACAGAAGCTGATATGGCTATTGCAATGGCTCGTCAAGGCGGTCTAGGAATCATTCATAAAAATATGTCTATTGAGCAACAAGCTGAGCAGGTTGATAAAGTAAAACGCTCTGAAAGTGGCGTTATTTCAGATCCTTTCTTTTTAACTCCAGAACATCAAGTATATGATGCAGAACATCTTATGGGAAAATACCGTATCTCAGGTGTACCAGTTGTAAATAATTTAGATGAACAAAAATTAGTCGGTATTATTACAAACCGCGATATGCGTTTTATCCAGGACTACTCAATCAAAATTTCTGATGTGATGACAAAAGAACGATTAATTACAGCTCCAGTTGGTACCACACTAGAAGAAGCTGAAAAGATCCTACAGAAATATAAAATTGAAAAGCTCCCTCTTGTTGATAATAACGGTGTATTACAAGGGCTTATTACAATTAAAGATATTGAAAAAGTAATTGAATTTCCAAACTCTGCGAAAGATAAGCAAGGACGTTTATTAGTTGGGGCAGCAGTTGGTGTAACTGCTGATGCTATACTTCGCATTGATGCATTAGTAAAAGCGAACGTGGACGTAATTGTACTTGATACAGCACATGGTCACTCTCAAGGTGTTATCGAAAAAGTAAAAGAAGTTCGCGCAAAATATCCAGCATTAAATATTATTGCAGGGAACGTTGCCACTGCTGAAGCAACAAGAGCATTAATCGAAGCTGGTGCAAATGTTATCAAAGTTGGTATTGGACCAGGATCAATTTGTACAACACGCGTTGTAGCTGGTGTTGGTGTACCACAATTAACAGCAGTATATGATTGTGCCTCTGAAGCGCGTAAGCATGGTATTCCTGTTATTGCTGACGGCGGTATTAAATACTCTGGTGATATGGTAAAAGCTTTAGCGGCAGGAGCACACGTTGTGATGCTTGGTAGTATGTTTGCCGGTGTAGCTGAAAGCCCTGGAGAAACTGAAATTTACCAAGGTCGTCAATTTAAAGTATACCGTGGTATGGGGTCTGTTGGAGCAATGGAAAAAGGAAGTAAAGATCGTTACTTCCAAGAAGGAAATAAAAAACTTGTTCCAGAAGGTATCGAAGGACGTGTACCATATAAAGGACCTTTAGCTGATACAGTTCATCAACTAGTTGGTGGGTTACGTGCAGGTATGGGATATTGCGGAGCGCAGGATTTAGAATTTTTACGTGAGAATGCACAGTTTATTCGTATGTCAGGAGCTGGCTTACGTGAAAGTCATCCCCATCATGTACAAATTACAAAAGAAGCTCCAAATTATTCTTTATAA
- a CDS encoding YaaC family protein: protein MHHTSYTWQQLSFFFSSQNVQRYLTRRYEKLPIQNAEKKGFENCYPFIYYLKHGKSYYELYQTAPFSIQPMLLFYGISQLFKACLLTIDPNYPESTTVLAHGVTTRKRKKQGYQFLEDEVKIQKSGLFTHIAQQLFHMKHLESEKFNMLELMERIPELQNLFQYSQKGQTLYKIDSLNKNEISFPINMLDRLHMTKERFSRYIETACKHLSVQFIPDKSNAFNLLFSASIDSWNPLYSTPFSYNHHTNAYYWPITNDPRDYKPLLPELLIHYLLLYNLSMISRYETDWWYDLLGSYAAEDYPFIYQFLSISAQKIPYYISLFLLSDSSLFHEK from the coding sequence ATGCATCATACATCTTATACTTGGCAGCAATTAAGTTTCTTTTTTTCATCCCAAAACGTACAACGTTATCTTACCCGTCGCTATGAAAAATTACCTATTCAAAATGCCGAAAAAAAAGGATTTGAAAATTGCTATCCCTTTATTTATTACTTAAAACATGGTAAAAGTTACTACGAGTTGTATCAAACAGCTCCCTTCTCTATTCAACCGATGTTACTATTTTACGGAATAAGTCAGCTCTTTAAAGCATGTTTATTAACCATTGATCCAAACTATCCAGAATCAACAACAGTTTTGGCGCACGGGGTAACAACACGCAAACGAAAAAAACAAGGGTACCAATTTTTAGAAGACGAAGTAAAAATACAAAAAAGTGGACTATTTACCCACATTGCCCAGCAACTGTTTCACATGAAACACTTAGAATCTGAAAAATTTAATATGTTAGAGCTGATGGAAAGAATTCCTGAATTACAAAATTTATTTCAATATAGTCAAAAAGGACAAACATTATATAAAATTGATTCCTTAAATAAAAACGAGATCTCATTTCCTATAAATATGCTGGACCGCTTGCATATGACGAAAGAACGCTTCTCTCGTTACATAGAGACAGCTTGTAAGCATCTATCCGTACAATTCATACCAGACAAATCAAATGCGTTTAACCTATTGTTTTCGGCTTCTATAGACTCGTGGAACCCTTTATATAGTACTCCTTTTTCTTATAACCATCATACCAACGCTTACTATTGGCCAATCACTAATGATCCTAGAGATTATAAGCCTCTTTTGCCTGAGCTGCTCATTCATTATTTATTATTGTACAATTTAAGTATGATTTCCCGCTATGAGACAGATTGGTGGTACGACTTACTTGGAAGCTATGCTGCAGAGGATTATCCGTTTATTTATCAATTTCTCAGCATCTCTGCTCAGAAGATCCCTTACTACATCTCATTATTTTTATTAAGTGACTCTTCCCTATTTCATGAGAAATAA
- a CDS encoding D-alanyl-D-alanine carboxypeptidase family protein → MKGMFCKRFIAMVTVLTLVCSMFVTYNSASAETGTALNIEAGAAILVEADSGKILYQKNADELLAIASMTKMMSEYLVNEAVAKGKLKWDQKVKVSEYAHKISQDRSLSNVPLENGGSYTVKELYEAMAIYSANGATIALAEAVAGKEVNFVKMMNDKSKELGLKNYKFVNSTGLTNKDLKGQHPEGTNPDEENKMSARDVANLAQRLIQDFPKTLDTAKIPKKTFQKGGKYPIDMANWNWMLKGLIKEYEGVDGLKTGSTPEAGDCFTGTAERNGMRLISVVIKTNSHTARFDETKKLYDYGFTNFEVKKVYSKGSAVKGQETVRVENAKDKDVAVQTEQAVSLPMPKGSKDVYKTEFKVANKEQEAPIKKGVALSQMIVSPKDSNDPGFLSGKSLQVDLVTKSEVEQANWFTRSMRGIGSFFSGMWNSAVDTVKGWF, encoded by the coding sequence GTGAAAGGTATGTTTTGCAAGAGATTCATTGCGATGGTAACAGTGCTTACACTAGTTTGCAGCATGTTCGTTACATATAACAGTGCGTCAGCAGAAACAGGCACTGCTTTAAACATTGAAGCAGGAGCGGCAATTTTAGTAGAAGCAGATTCTGGAAAAATTCTGTATCAAAAAAATGCAGATGAATTATTAGCAATTGCTAGTATGACAAAAATGATGAGTGAGTATTTAGTTAACGAGGCTGTAGCTAAAGGGAAACTGAAATGGGACCAAAAAGTTAAAGTTTCTGAATATGCACACAAAATTTCACAAGATCGCTCATTATCAAATGTGCCTTTAGAAAATGGTGGCTCTTATACGGTCAAAGAACTATACGAGGCAATGGCGATTTATTCTGCTAATGGTGCGACAATTGCTTTAGCTGAAGCAGTTGCTGGAAAAGAAGTAAATTTCGTAAAAATGATGAACGATAAGTCGAAAGAGCTTGGATTAAAAAATTACAAATTCGTAAACTCTACAGGCTTAACGAACAAAGATTTAAAGGGACAACATCCTGAAGGGACAAATCCAGATGAAGAAAATAAAATGTCTGCGAGAGATGTTGCGAATTTAGCACAACGTCTTATTCAAGATTTCCCGAAAACATTAGATACAGCAAAAATCCCGAAAAAGACATTCCAAAAGGGTGGCAAGTATCCAATTGATATGGCTAACTGGAACTGGATGTTAAAAGGATTAATTAAGGAATATGAAGGTGTAGATGGTCTGAAAACAGGATCTACTCCAGAAGCAGGAGATTGTTTCACTGGTACAGCAGAAAGAAACGGTATGCGTCTAATCTCTGTAGTAATTAAAACAAATTCTCATACAGCACGTTTTGATGAGACAAAAAAATTATATGATTACGGATTTACCAACTTTGAAGTGAAGAAGGTTTATTCAAAAGGTTCAGCAGTAAAAGGACAAGAAACAGTGCGAGTCGAAAATGCGAAAGATAAAGATGTAGCAGTTCAAACGGAACAGGCTGTTTCCCTTCCAATGCCAAAAGGAAGTAAAGACGTTTATAAAACAGAATTTAAAGTAGCAAATAAAGAACAAGAAGCACCTATTAAAAAGGGTGTTGCACTTAGTCAAATGATCGTATCACCGAAAGATAGCAATGACCCTGGATTTTTATCAGGTAAATCGTTACAAGTAGATCTTGTAACAAAATCTGAAGTAGAACAAGCGAACTGGTTTACACGTTCTATGCGCGGGATAGGTTCTTTCTTTAGTGGTATGTGGAATAGTGCTGTTGATACAGTAAAAGGCTGGTTTTAA
- the pdxT gene encoding pyridoxal 5'-phosphate synthase glutaminase subunit PdxT produces the protein MVKVGVLGLQGAVREHVKAVEASGAEAVVVKRVEQLEEIDGLILPGGESTTMRRLIDKYAFMEPLREFAKTGKPMFGTCAGMILLANKLVGYEESHIGAMDITVERNAFGRQKDSFEAALSIKGVGEDFIGVFIRAPYVVNVADDVEVLSMHNDRMVAVRQGQFLAASFHPELTDDHRVTAYFVEMVKEAKMKKVV, from the coding sequence ATGGTAAAAGTCGGTGTACTAGGTCTCCAAGGAGCTGTGCGTGAGCATGTAAAAGCAGTTGAAGCAAGTGGTGCGGAAGCTGTTGTTGTAAAGCGTGTAGAACAACTTGAAGAAATTGACGGTCTTATTTTACCAGGCGGTGAAAGTACAACAATGCGCCGTCTAATTGACAAATATGCATTCATGGAACCACTTCGTGAATTTGCGAAAACTGGTAAACCAATGTTTGGTACATGTGCAGGTATGATTCTTCTTGCAAACAAACTTGTAGGTTATGAAGAATCGCATATTGGTGCTATGGATATTACAGTTGAACGTAATGCGTTTGGACGTCAAAAAGATAGCTTCGAAGCTGCCCTTTCAATAAAAGGTGTAGGAGAAGACTTTATCGGCGTATTTATCCGTGCGCCATATGTCGTAAATGTAGCCGATGATGTTGAAGTTCTTTCTATGCATAATGATCGGATGGTAGCGGTGAGACAAGGGCAATTTTTAGCTGCTTCTTTCCATCCAGAACTAACTGATGATCATCGTGTAACAGCATATTTTGTGGAAATGGTAAAAGAAGCGAAAATGAAAAAAGTTGTATAA
- the pdxS gene encoding pyridoxal 5'-phosphate synthase lyase subunit PdxS: MTNVTGTERVKRGMAEMQKGGVIMDVVNAEQAKIAEEAGAVAVMALERVPADIRAAGGVARMADPTIVEEVMGAVSIPVMAKCRIGHLVEARVLESLGVDYIDESEVLTPADEVYHLNKRDYTVPFVCGCRDIGEAARRIAEGASMLRTKGEPGTGNIVEAVRHMRQVNAEIRQVVSLREDELMTYAKNTGAPYEVLLEIKRLGRLPVVNFAAGGVATPADAALMMQLGADGVFVGSGIFKSENPEKFARAIVEATTHYEDYELIASLSKGLGTAMKGVEISTLLPEQRMQERGW; the protein is encoded by the coding sequence ATGACAAATGTAACAGGGACAGAACGTGTAAAACGTGGAATGGCAGAAATGCAAAAAGGCGGCGTTATCATGGACGTAGTTAACGCTGAACAAGCAAAAATTGCAGAAGAAGCAGGCGCAGTTGCTGTTATGGCATTAGAGCGCGTTCCTGCAGATATTCGTGCAGCAGGTGGCGTAGCTCGTATGGCGGATCCAACAATCGTTGAAGAAGTTATGGGTGCTGTATCAATTCCAGTTATGGCAAAATGCCGTATTGGCCATCTTGTAGAAGCGCGCGTATTAGAATCGTTAGGGGTAGACTACATCGACGAGAGTGAAGTATTAACTCCAGCTGATGAAGTGTATCATTTAAATAAACGTGATTACACTGTACCGTTTGTATGTGGTTGCCGTGATATCGGAGAAGCTGCACGTCGTATTGCAGAAGGTGCATCTATGCTTCGTACAAAAGGTGAACCTGGAACAGGAAATATCGTAGAAGCAGTACGTCATATGCGTCAAGTCAATGCAGAAATCCGTCAAGTTGTGAGTCTACGTGAAGACGAATTAATGACATATGCGAAGAATACTGGAGCTCCATATGAAGTATTACTTGAAATCAAACGCCTTGGCCGCTTGCCAGTTGTAAACTTTGCAGCAGGTGGTGTAGCAACACCTGCAGATGCAGCATTAATGATGCAACTTGGTGCTGATGGTGTGTTTGTTGGATCTGGTATTTTCAAATCAGAAAATCCAGAAAAATTCGCACGTGCAATTGTTGAAGCAACGACACATTATGAAGATTACGAGCTAATTGCAAGCCTATCTAAAGGATTAGGTACTGCGATGAAAGGTGTCGAAATTTCAACATTATTACCAGAACAACGCATGCAAGAGCGCGGTTGGTAA
- the gyrA gene encoding DNA gyrase subunit A — MSDNQQQARIREINISHEMRTSFLDYAMSVIVSRALPDVRDGLKPVHRRVLYAMNDLGITADKAYKKSARIVGEVIGKYHPHGDSAVYETMVRMAQDFSQRYMLVDGHGNFGSVDGDSAAAMRYTEARMSKISMELIRDITKNTIDYQDNYDGSEREPIVLPARFPNLLVNGTTGIAVGMATNIPPHQLGEVIDGVLALSHNPDITIAELMECIPGPDFPTAGLILGRSGIRRAYETGRGSIILRAKVEIEEKANGKQSIIVTELPYQVNKARLIEKIAELVRDKKIEGITDLRDESDRNGMRIVMEVRRDANANVLLNNLYKHTALQTSFGINMLSLVNGEPQVLNLKQNLYHYLEHQKVVIRRRTAYELEKAEARAHILEGLRIALDHLDEVITLIRSSKTADIAKQGLMERFGLSEKQAQAILDMRLQRLTGLEREKIEQEYQDLMKLIAELKAILADEEKVLEIIREELAEVKERFNDKRRTEITIGGMESIEDEDLIPEQNIAITLTHNGYIKRLPASTYKTQNRGGRGVQGMGTNDDDFVEHLLTTSTHDHILFFTNKGKVYRTKGYEIPEYSRTAKGIPIINLLGVDKGEWINAIIPIREFGDDQFLFFTTKQGISKRTPLSSFANIRTNGLIAISLREEDEVISVRLTSGDKDIIVGTSNGMLIRFNEQDVRSMGRNAAGVKAITLGDEDQVVGMEIVEEDMNVLIVTKNGYGKRTPVEEYRLQSRGGKGLKTCNITDKNGKLVAVKSVTGEEDIMLITAAGVIIRMPVDQISQMGRNTQGVRLIRLEDEQEVATVAKAQKDEEESSEEVSSEE, encoded by the coding sequence ATGTCAGACAATCAACAACAAGCACGAATTCGAGAAATTAATATTAGTCATGAAATGCGTACCTCATTTTTAGATTACGCAATGAGTGTTATCGTATCTCGTGCATTACCAGATGTTCGTGATGGATTAAAACCGGTGCATCGTAGGGTTTTATATGCGATGAATGATTTAGGAATTACAGCTGATAAAGCTTATAAGAAATCAGCACGTATTGTCGGTGAAGTAATTGGTAAGTATCACCCTCACGGTGATTCAGCTGTTTACGAGACGATGGTACGTATGGCGCAAGATTTCAGTCAACGTTATATGCTTGTTGATGGGCATGGTAACTTTGGTTCTGTTGATGGTGATTCAGCTGCGGCAATGCGTTATACAGAAGCAAGAATGTCTAAGATTTCTATGGAATTAATACGTGATATTACAAAAAATACAATTGACTATCAAGATAACTACGATGGTTCTGAAAGAGAGCCAATTGTATTACCAGCGCGTTTTCCTAATTTATTAGTAAATGGTACAACAGGTATTGCGGTTGGTATGGCAACAAATATTCCACCACACCAACTTGGAGAAGTAATTGATGGCGTATTGGCATTAAGTCATAATCCTGACATCACTATTGCGGAATTAATGGAGTGTATTCCAGGACCAGACTTCCCAACAGCAGGTTTAATTTTGGGACGAAGTGGGATTCGAAGAGCTTATGAAACAGGCCGAGGTTCTATTATACTTCGTGCTAAAGTTGAAATTGAAGAGAAGGCAAATGGTAAACAATCTATTATCGTAACTGAACTGCCTTATCAAGTTAATAAGGCGCGATTAATTGAAAAAATTGCAGAATTAGTTCGTGATAAGAAAATTGAAGGTATTACAGACTTACGTGATGAATCGGATCGAAATGGTATGCGTATTGTTATGGAAGTACGTCGTGATGCCAATGCCAATGTACTGTTAAATAATCTATATAAACATACAGCACTTCAAACAAGTTTCGGTATTAATATGTTGTCTCTTGTAAATGGAGAGCCACAAGTACTAAATTTAAAACAAAATTTATATCATTATTTGGAGCATCAGAAAGTAGTAATCCGTAGACGTACTGCTTATGAATTAGAAAAAGCAGAGGCACGTGCTCATATTTTAGAGGGATTACGAATTGCTTTAGATCACCTTGATGAAGTTATTACTTTAATTCGTAGCTCAAAAACAGCGGATATTGCGAAGCAAGGTTTGATGGAACGCTTCGGTTTAAGCGAGAAACAAGCGCAAGCGATTTTAGATATGCGCCTGCAACGCTTAACTGGATTAGAACGTGAAAAAATCGAACAAGAATATCAAGACTTAATGAAGCTAATTGCGGAATTAAAAGCGATTTTAGCAGACGAAGAAAAAGTCCTTGAAATTATTCGTGAGGAATTAGCCGAAGTAAAAGAACGCTTTAATGATAAGAGACGCACAGAAATTACGATTGGCGGTATGGAATCTATTGAGGATGAAGATTTAATCCCAGAACAAAATATCGCGATTACACTTACTCATAATGGTTACATTAAAAGGTTGCCAGCCTCTACGTACAAAACACAGAACCGTGGGGGACGTGGTGTACAAGGAATGGGTACGAATGATGATGACTTTGTCGAACATTTATTAACGACGTCTACTCATGATCATATTCTATTCTTCACAAATAAGGGTAAAGTATACCGTACAAAGGGATATGAAATTCCAGAGTATAGTCGTACGGCAAAGGGTATACCAATTATTAACCTATTAGGAGTAGATAAAGGTGAATGGATCAATGCCATTATTCCAATTCGTGAATTTGGTGACGATCAGTTCCTATTCTTTACAACGAAACAAGGTATTTCTAAGAGAACACCACTTTCATCATTTGCAAATATACGTACGAACGGTTTAATTGCAATTTCGCTTCGTGAAGAGGATGAAGTAATCTCTGTACGCTTAACATCTGGTGATAAAGATATTATCGTTGGAACAAGTAACGGCATGTTAATTCGCTTTAATGAACAGGATGTACGTTCTATGGGACGTAATGCCGCAGGTGTAAAAGCTATTACATTAGGTGATGAAGACCAAGTTGTAGGTATGGAAATCGTAGAAGAAGATATGAATGTATTAATTGTAACAAAAAATGGTTATGGAAAGCGTACGCCAGTTGAGGAGTATCGCTTGCAAAGTCGTGGTGGTAAAGGTTTGAAAACTTGTAACATTACAGATAAAAACGGTAAATTAGTAGCGGTTAAGTCTGTAACGGGTGAAGAAGACATTATGTTAATTACAGCAGCAGGCGTTATTATTCGTATGCCAGTTGATCAAATCTCTCAAATGGGACGTAATACACAAGGTGTTCGTCTAATTCGATTAGAGGATGAACAAGAGGTAGCAACAGTAGCAAAGGCACAAAAAGATGAAGAAGAATCTAGTGAAGAGGTTTCTTCTGAAGAATAA